In Paenibacillus protaetiae, the genomic stretch TACACGGTTTGTCGCCAGCAGCGACTCGGAGAATCAATGGGAATCTCTGACGTTCGCGGCGGCGCTCGCGGTCAAAACGCACAAGCTCGGGCTGATCGTAGCAGTAGCCTCAGGCCTTATTCCCCCGGCGATCGTGGCCAAAATGCTCACAACCATTGATCACTTGAGCAACGGCCGTGCCGCAATCAACGTCGTTAGCGGCTGGCTGAAGGATGAATATATCGCGCTTGGGCAGCCTTGGCTTGATCATGATGAACGTTACCGGCGTTCGGAGGAGTTCATCCGGGTGCTGCGCGGGTTGTGGACGGAGGATCAGGCAACTTACGCAGGAGACTTCTTCCGGCTGCGCCAGGCAGACTTCAAGCCGCGTCCTGTTCAAGTTCCGGGGCCAACTATCTACCAAGGCGGCAACTCCAAGGCGGCGAAGCAGATGGCCGGACGCGTATCGGATTATTACTTCATGAACGGCAATACGCTGGAGGGTTTGAAGAAACAAATCGATGAAGTGAAAGGTTATGCCGCGGATAACAACCGTACTATCAAGTTTGGCGTCAACGCGTTCGTTATCGTCCGGGATACGGAAGAAGAAGCGAAGCAGGTGCTGCGCGACATTATCAATCATGCGGATCATGCGACGGTAGAGGCGTTCCGGGAGCAAGTAAAGCACGCGGGTCAGTCGGCCGGCGATCGCGACGGCATGTGGGCGAACTCGGCTTACGAGGATTTAATCCAGTTCAATGACGGATTCAAAACCGGCTTGATCGGGACCAGGGAGCAAGTGGCAAGGCGTATAATCGAGCTGAAACAGATCGGTATCAATCTGGTGCTGGCGGGTTTCCTGCATTACGATGAAGAACTTGAATTATTTGGTGAACAAGTGATTCCGCTCGTACGCCAGCTGGAGACGGAAGAGAGCGCTGCGGTTACGAATAGGTAAATCCCGGCCGCACGGCAAGACAATCGAAAATGATAGATCCGATCGGACAACCGAAGGCTCTCTCCTTTCCTTTGCGGGAACACGCGAGAAAGTCTTTTTTTGATGTGAAAATCATATGCAGGAGGGTTCACAATGGGTTATTCGGATAAAGAAACCGCGCCGCCGGCCAGCCAGTTAGTGCCGAAACGGAAGCTGACGCTGGTGGATGCGATCGGATCTACATTAGCGCAAATGGCGCCGGCAGCTGCGATTTATTACGGCCTTCCGGTTATTTTCATTGCGACCGGCATTGGTTCGCCGCTTACGCTTCTTTTGTCAGCTGTGGCTATTATTATCGTCGGACTCAGCCTCACCAGGTTTTCAGCCAAACATCCTTCAAGCGGCTCGATGATCAAATATATCGGCATGTCGTTTGGCGGGGTGACGGGAACGGCTTCTTCCATTGTTTTTATCGCGGGCACGGTGTTTCTTGCCGCTTCGGCTTTTATCGAGCTTGGAGGCTGGACAGCCGATTCGCTTGCTTTATACGGCATTCATATTCACTGGGCGATTCCGACAGTGGTGCTTGGCGTTCTGATCTGGGGGCTGACCGTTATCGGAATCGACCGCTCGACCAAAATTGCCAGCATTGCACTTATCATTGAAGTGCTTGTCCTGCTGGGCGTAACTATCTATATTCTGCTCGATCCGCCCAACGGGCTGTCGGCGAAACCATTCGTTCCTTCGTCGGTAACGGACGGCCTGGCCGGTATCGGGCTTGGTTTTCCTCTCGCTATTTATTTGTTTATCGGCTTTGAGAACTCGGCTGCGCTGGCCGAAGAAACGCAAAATCCGAAACGCAATACGAAACGCGCCGTCCTTATCAGCATTGCGATTATGACCGTGTTCTACCTGCTCGTCAGCTACGCTGTCATTGCCGGCTTTGGCAACAATAACGAAGAACTGGTTGCCAGCTCGAATCCGTTCATGGTGCTGGCCGACCGTTATTTGGGCGATTTCTCGTTCCTTGCGGTTATCGCCGGGTTTACGAGTATCGTCGGCATGACAATTGCCTGTCTTAACGGCTTCTCGCGGGTTGCATTCAACTCGGCGCGCGAAGGGCTGATTCCGTCGAAAATAAGCCTCGTTTCCAAATGGCAGACGCCGGCCAGCGCGTTGTCCCTGCTAAGCGGCTTGGGCATTGTTTTCGCCTTGCTGTTTGGTTTTGCGGGCGATACATGGGTAACAGGCTTTGGCTATCTCGGGACGATCGGAACGATTCCGCTGCTGCTTATTTATGCGCTGCTTAATATTGCCGTTATGGTATATCCGAACGACGATTTAAACTTCTTCCAGCGTTACGTGCTGCCGGCGTTAGGCGTCATCAGCATTGCGCTGCCGATCTGGGCGATGATCCAGCCGGGACAGCCTAAGCCGGTCAGCTTTTTCCCATGGATTATATTCGGAATCGTTGTCATCAGCCTGATCTATGCCTGGCTCAAAATCAAACGCGACCCTTCGCTGCCCAGCCGGATTGGAGCTGCTGCAGCGGAGCCGGCCGGAGAATATGAGGCGAATGCCTCTTCGCTGTAAAAGCGATGCACCGAACAAGGGAGGTTCAAACCTATGGCAAGCAATACTTTGGCAGCGGCAGCGGATTACGATCAGCTCGTTCTTGCGATTCGACAAACTGTTGATGAAGTCATCCGGCCCAATGCAGAGCGGATCGACCGGGAAGGCGTGTTTCCGGAAGAAAATTTGCAGGCTCTTGCGGACAAAGGCTGGAACAGCCTTATCATTCCCGCCGAATATGACGGCCTGGGGCTCGATTATACCGCTTTCGCATTGGCTGCGGAAGAGATCGGCAAAGGATGCCCGTCGACTTCGCTGATTTATGTCATGCATGTCGGCGCAGCGCAAACGCTTGTGTATTACGGTTCGGAGGACCAGAAGCAGCGCTGGCTGAAGCCGGTCCGCCAAGGTGCGATCGGCACCCATTCGATGAGCGAGAAGGCAACGGGCGGCCATACATGGTTTAACTTAAGCGAAGCTAAGCGCGATGGCGACGATTATATATTGGATTTGGAAAAATCGTTTACGACAAGCGGCGGCCATGCCGACTTCTATGTGCTGCAGACCCGCACGCCGGGCGCGCAGCAGCCGACCGACCTCAGTTACTTCATCGTTGACGGCAAGCATCCCGGCATATCGGCCGGTCCCTGGGAAGCGCTTGGCGTGCGCGGTAACCAAAGCGGTCCGCTGAAGCTGGATCATGTCCGCGTGCCAAGGGCGGATTTGCTCGTCGGCGAAAACCGGGCAATCGAAATTGCGTTTAACGGCGTTGACCCGCTGTATTTGCTCGGGATCGGATCCGCCTGGATCGGCGTGGCGGCAGAAGCATTGTCCATCGTCGTAGAGCGGGTGAAAAAAACGGTACACCGCGACTTCAACCGCAGCCTAGCCGATTATCAGGTCATTCGGCAGCAGCTGGCGAATGCGAAGATCAGCCTTAGCGCGTTGAAGCCTTGGCAGCTGGCGCTGGCTGATAAATATAACCGTTATGAAGCTGAAGGCAGGCCGCTTGGCGAGCTGTGGTATGAAGCGACGGAATTCAAAATCCATGCGACGGAGGTTGCGAACCAGGTCGTATCGGCTGCGATGGATGTAACAGGCGGTTACGGGTACAAAAAAGGAACGATCGAACGCTTATACCGCGATGTGCGTGCAGGTCTCGTGCTGGCGCCATCGAATCATCTGGCGCGCGAGCTGGTCGGCAAAGAGCTGGTCGGGCAGCCGCCGGAGCTGTTCAAGCAGGGCGGGGAGTAAGGAACGGAGGAGATTTCATCATGGCAACAGCAACGGCATCTTCTTATTTGACAATAGCAGCGGAGTTAGCTGGCCGTTTCCGCGAGGATGCGGCGGAGCGCGACAAAGCAGGCGGCACGCCTGTCCGCCAGCGCGGCTGGATCCGCGAAAGCGGCCTCCTGAAGCTGCTTATTCCGGCCGAATACGGCGGGCTTGGCGGACAATGGTCTGACGTGCTGCGCGTCGTACGGGAATTCGCCCGGACGGATGCGGCATTGGCGCATTTGTACGGCTATCATTTTTTGTGCCTGATCGCACCTCATCTGGCGGGAACGGAGGAGCAGAAGCGTTATTTCTATGAAATTACTGCGGCAAATAACTATTTTTGGGGCAACTCTTCTAATCCGCTTCAGAAAACGATCATCGGCAGACGTTCCGAAGACGGCGTTATCGTTAACGGCTCAAAGGCGTTCAGTTCGGGATCGCCGGATTCGGACCTGCTTGCCATCTCCTGGAACGACAGCGAGTCCGGCGAATACTACGAGGGGATTATTCCGTCCGGGCGTACAGGCGTTGAGATTGTTGACGATTGGGACAATATGGGCCAGCGCCAGACTGGCAGCGGTACGGTAAAATTTCACGATGTACGGGTAGAGCCGCATGAAATTCTCGAGACGCCGTATGCCGGGCAAACGGTGTTCTCTACGCTTGTTCCGCAGTTGTCGCAGAGCATACTCGCCAGTATATTCATTGGAAGCGCGGCGGGCGCGCTGGAGGAAGCGAAAGCTTACACGCTCCAGCATGCCCGGCCATGGTATACTTCGGGGCTGGAGCGGGCATCGGAGGAGCCTTCGACATTAAGCCGTTACGGCGATATGTGGGCGGATTATCAAGCAGCGTTGAGCTTGGTTGAGAAGTCCGACCGCCTGCTCGACGCAGCTTGGGCGAAGGAAGAGGCATTAGGCGAAGAGGAGCGGGGAGAACTGGCGGTATTGGTGGCGGCGTCTAACGTTCAAGCGGGCAAGATGGCACTTGATGTGACAAGCCGGATCTTCGAAGTGATGGGTGCTAGAGCGACGGCGTCGAAATACGGATTCGACCGGTTCTGGCGCAATGTCCGCACCCATTCGCTTCATAACCCGGCCGAGTTCAAGCTGCGCAGCGTAGGCAATTGGTATTTGACCGGATCGGCGCCGGTTCCTGGTTTTTATTCCTAACAGCTTGGATCATGCATTAAGCTTTCGGCTATTAATTGAAGGAGCGTGTATGCGATGGCTTTGCAATTTGCGTATTGGGTACCGAATGTAAGCGGAGGACTTGTCATTTCGAATATTCCGCAAAAAACCGGATGGTCGTTTGAAGATAATGCCCGTTATGCCAAAATGGCGGAAGAGGCGGGCTTTGATTTCGCCTTGCTGCAGACGCGGTTCGTTGCCAGCTACGGAGCGGATAATCAGCTGGAGGCGATTACGCTAGCTTCTGCGCTTGCTGCGGTAACGAGCAGAATCAAGCTAATCGCAGCTGTGCTGCCGGGGCTGTGGCATCCCGGGACGGTTGCCAAAATGCTGGCGACGATCGATCAGATCAGCCATGGCCGGGCTGCTGTTAATGTGGTGAGCGGCTGGTTCAAGGGCGAGTTTCACCATTACGGCGAACCATGGCTCGATCATGATGAGCGCTACCGCCGATCGGAAGAGTTCATCCGTGTCTTGAAACAGATGTGGACAGAGGACGAAGCCAGCTTCCGCGGCGACTTTTACCGCCTGAACGGCGCTCCGATGAAACCAAAGCCTGTTCAGGCTCCGCCGGTGTTCCAAGGAGGCAACTCGGCTGCTGCCCGCCAGATGGCGGCGAGGGTATCCGACTGGTATTTCATGAACGGCAATACGATCGGCGGATTTAAGGCGCAGATCGACGAGCTTAAAGCGGCAGCCGCTGCCAACAATCGGGAGCTGAAATTTGGCGCGAATGCGTTTGTTATTGTACGGGATACGGAAGAAGAAGCGCGCCAGGTGCTGCGCGACATTATCGCGTATGCGAATCCGGAGGCAGTGGAAGGGTTTCGCAGCCAGGTCAGCTTTGCGGGCAAAGCTTCACCGGAACGGGAAGGCATGTGGGCGAATTCGGATTTCACCGATCTTGTCCAATACAATGACGGCTTTAAGACCGGCCTGATTGGTACCGCGGAGCAGGTGGCAGACCGCATTATCGCCTTGCGCAAAATCGGCATAGACCTGATATTGATCGGTTTTCTGCATTATGAAGAAGATATCACAGCATTCGGCGAAAAGGTTATTCCGCTGGTACGCGAGAAGGAAGCAGCGCTTGGGCTGTCTGCTGTGCAGCCGCAGGTCAACTGGTAAAGATAGCAGCCCTGATCATAAGAGGTTTTGAAATAAGGGGCGCCCCATCAGTCATGGCTGATGGGGCGCCCCTTATTTCAATTCGGATACAGCCGGTTTGCTTAGTAAAGATCAAATTTTCATAAACAAGTCTTTAAATATACGGTCCCGGTCAAGATAGGAGACATAGCGGATAAG encodes the following:
- the sfnG gene encoding dimethylsulfone monooxygenase SfnG, translating into MSAIEFGYWAPLEDGGLLATKLPQRTSSSFEANINYAELAERTGFDHMLLPTRFVASSDSENQWESLTFAAALAVKTHKLGLIVAVASGLIPPAIVAKMLTTIDHLSNGRAAINVVSGWLKDEYIALGQPWLDHDERYRRSEEFIRVLRGLWTEDQATYAGDFFRLRQADFKPRPVQVPGPTIYQGGNSKAAKQMAGRVSDYYFMNGNTLEGLKKQIDEVKGYAADNNRTIKFGVNAFVIVRDTEEEAKQVLRDIINHADHATVEAFREQVKHAGQSAGDRDGMWANSAYEDLIQFNDGFKTGLIGTREQVARRIIELKQIGINLVLAGFLHYDEELELFGEQVIPLVRQLETEESAAVTNR
- a CDS encoding APC family permease; translation: MGYSDKETAPPASQLVPKRKLTLVDAIGSTLAQMAPAAAIYYGLPVIFIATGIGSPLTLLLSAVAIIIVGLSLTRFSAKHPSSGSMIKYIGMSFGGVTGTASSIVFIAGTVFLAASAFIELGGWTADSLALYGIHIHWAIPTVVLGVLIWGLTVIGIDRSTKIASIALIIEVLVLLGVTIYILLDPPNGLSAKPFVPSSVTDGLAGIGLGFPLAIYLFIGFENSAALAEETQNPKRNTKRAVLISIAIMTVFYLLVSYAVIAGFGNNNEELVASSNPFMVLADRYLGDFSFLAVIAGFTSIVGMTIACLNGFSRVAFNSAREGLIPSKISLVSKWQTPASALSLLSGLGIVFALLFGFAGDTWVTGFGYLGTIGTIPLLLIYALLNIAVMVYPNDDLNFFQRYVLPALGVISIALPIWAMIQPGQPKPVSFFPWIIFGIVVISLIYAWLKIKRDPSLPSRIGAAAAEPAGEYEANASSL
- a CDS encoding acyl-CoA dehydrogenase family protein; this encodes MASNTLAAAADYDQLVLAIRQTVDEVIRPNAERIDREGVFPEENLQALADKGWNSLIIPAEYDGLGLDYTAFALAAEEIGKGCPSTSLIYVMHVGAAQTLVYYGSEDQKQRWLKPVRQGAIGTHSMSEKATGGHTWFNLSEAKRDGDDYILDLEKSFTTSGGHADFYVLQTRTPGAQQPTDLSYFIVDGKHPGISAGPWEALGVRGNQSGPLKLDHVRVPRADLLVGENRAIEIAFNGVDPLYLLGIGSAWIGVAAEALSIVVERVKKTVHRDFNRSLADYQVIRQQLANAKISLSALKPWQLALADKYNRYEAEGRPLGELWYEATEFKIHATEVANQVVSAAMDVTGGYGYKKGTIERLYRDVRAGLVLAPSNHLARELVGKELVGQPPELFKQGGE
- a CDS encoding acyl-CoA dehydrogenase family protein, with protein sequence MATATASSYLTIAAELAGRFREDAAERDKAGGTPVRQRGWIRESGLLKLLIPAEYGGLGGQWSDVLRVVREFARTDAALAHLYGYHFLCLIAPHLAGTEEQKRYFYEITAANNYFWGNSSNPLQKTIIGRRSEDGVIVNGSKAFSSGSPDSDLLAISWNDSESGEYYEGIIPSGRTGVEIVDDWDNMGQRQTGSGTVKFHDVRVEPHEILETPYAGQTVFSTLVPQLSQSILASIFIGSAAGALEEAKAYTLQHARPWYTSGLERASEEPSTLSRYGDMWADYQAALSLVEKSDRLLDAAWAKEEALGEEERGELAVLVAASNVQAGKMALDVTSRIFEVMGARATASKYGFDRFWRNVRTHSLHNPAEFKLRSVGNWYLTGSAPVPGFYS
- the sfnG gene encoding dimethylsulfone monooxygenase SfnG; translated protein: MALQFAYWVPNVSGGLVISNIPQKTGWSFEDNARYAKMAEEAGFDFALLQTRFVASYGADNQLEAITLASALAAVTSRIKLIAAVLPGLWHPGTVAKMLATIDQISHGRAAVNVVSGWFKGEFHHYGEPWLDHDERYRRSEEFIRVLKQMWTEDEASFRGDFYRLNGAPMKPKPVQAPPVFQGGNSAAARQMAARVSDWYFMNGNTIGGFKAQIDELKAAAAANNRELKFGANAFVIVRDTEEEARQVLRDIIAYANPEAVEGFRSQVSFAGKASPEREGMWANSDFTDLVQYNDGFKTGLIGTAEQVADRIIALRKIGIDLILIGFLHYEEDITAFGEKVIPLVREKEAALGLSAVQPQVNW